Proteins encoded together in one Dasypus novemcinctus isolate mDasNov1 chromosome 9, mDasNov1.1.hap2, whole genome shotgun sequence window:
- the TENT5B gene encoding terminal nucleotidyltransferase 5B — protein sequence MMPSESGAERPEGAAAQVAAAAAVATAAPVSGGPDPAASSGRHLSRLGWPQVQRLDALLNEPVPIHGRGNFPTLSVQPRQIVQVVRSSLEEKGLHVHSVRLHGSAASHVLHPENGLGYKDLDLVFCVDLRSEASFQLTKAVVLACLLDFLPAGVSRAKITPLTLKEAYVQKLVKVCTDRDRWSLISLSNKSGKNVELKFVDSVRRQFEFSVDSFQIILDSLLLFGQCSSTPMSEAFHPTVIGESLYGDFAEALEHLRHRVIATHSPEEIRGGGLLKYCHLLVRGFRPQPSTDVRALQRYMCSRFFIDFPDLVEQQRTLERYLEAHFGGADAARRYACLVTLHQVVNESTMCLMSHERRQTLDLIATLALQALAEQGPAAAAALAWHSPGPDGVVPTTVSYYVTPVQPLLARAHSYPTWLPCN from the exons ATGATGCCGTCGGAGAGCGGAGCTGAGCGCCCGGAAGGGGCGGCTGCGCAGGTGGCGGCGGCTGCGGCGGTGGCCACGGCCGCCCCGGTGAGCGGCGGCCCCGACCCGGCGGCCTCGTCCGGGCGACACCTGAGCAGGCTAGGCTGGCCGCAGGTGCAGCGGCTGGACGCGCTGCTCAACGAGCCGGTTCCCATCCACGGGCGCGGCAACTTCCCCACCCTGAGCGTGCAGCCCCGGCAGATCGTGCAG GTGGTCCGcagcagcctggaggagaaggggctTCACGTGCACAGCGTGCGGCTGCACGGCTCCGCCGCCAGCCACGTGCTGCACCCTGAGAACGGCCTGGGCTACAAAGACCTGGACCTGGTGTTCTGCGTGGACCTGCGCAGCGAGGCGTCCTTCCAGCTGACCAAGGCGGTGGTGCTGGCCTGCCTGCTGGACTTCCTGCCAGCTGGCGTGAGCCGGGCCAAGATCACGCCGCTGACCCTCAAGGAGGCCTACGTGCAGAAGCTGGTGAAAGTGTGCACGGACAGAGACCGCTGGAGCCTCATCTCGCTGTCCAACAAGAGCGGCAAGAACGTGGAGCTCAAGTTCGTGGACTCGGTGAGGCGCCAGTTCGAGTTCAGCGTGGACTCCTTCCAGATCATCCTGGACTCCCTGCTGCTCTTTGGCCAGTGCTCATCCACGCCCATGTCGGAGGCCTTCCACCCCACCGTGATAGGTGAGAGCCTGTACGGGGACTTCGCCGAGGCCCTGGAGCACCTGCGGCACCGTGTCATCGCCACACACAGCCCAGAGGAGATCCGTGGTGGCGGCCTCCTCAAGTACTGCCACCTCCTGGTGCGGGGCTTCCGGCCACAGCCCAGCACTGACGTGCGGGCCCTGCAGCGCTACATGTGCTCCCGCTTCTTCATCGACTTCCCTGACCTGGTGGAACAGCAGCGCACCCTGGAGCGCTACCTGGAGGCCCACTTTGGCGGGGCCGATGCCGCCCGCCGCTACGCCTGCCTGGTGACGCTGCACCAGGTGGTCAACGAGAGCACCATGTGCCTCATGAGCCACGAGCGCCGCCAGACGCTGGACCTCATTGCCACCCTGGCGCTCCAGGCACTGGCCGAGCAGGGCCCAGCTGCCGCCGCTGCCCTGGCCTGGCATTCTCCGGGCCCCGACGGGGTCGTGCCCACCACCGTCAGTTACTATGTGACCCCCGTGCAGCCTCTGCTGGCCCGGGCCCACTCGTACCCCACCTGGCTGCCTTGTAACTGA
- the TRNP1 gene encoding TMF-regulated nuclear protein 1, whose protein sequence is MPGCRISACGPGAQEGTAEPGSPPPPREPSPSAQPPPPTPTLTSTPAQAPPQREAAEGQELQRWSQGASGGAGGTAPAGGAGGGPGAAAGPGSRALELAEARRRLLEVEGRRRLVSELESRVLQLHRVFLAAELRLAHRAESLGRLGGGVAQAELYLAAHGPRLKKGPRRGRRARQPALLASALGLGGCVPWGAGRLRRGHGPEPDSPFRRSPPRGPASPQR, encoded by the coding sequence ATGCCGGGCTGCCGCATCAGCGCCTGCGGCCCGGGGGCCCAGGAAGGGACGGCCGAGCCGGggtcgccgccgccgccccgggaGCCGTCCCCGTCCGCTCAGCCCCCGCCCCCGACTCCGACCTTGACCTCGACCCCGGCCCAGGCTCCGCCGCAGCGGGAGGCGGCCGAGGGGCAGGAGCTGCAGCGCTGGAGCCAGGGCGCTAGCGGGGGAGCGGGAGGCACCGCgccggcggggggcgcgggcggcggcccGGGCGCGGCGGCGGGACCCGGGAGCCGCGCGCTCGAGCTGGCCGAAGCGCGGCGGCGGCTGCTGGAGGTGGAGGGCCGCCGGCGCCTGGTGTCGGAGCTGGAGAGCCGCGTGCTGCAGCTGCACCGCGTCTTCCTGGCGGCCGAGCTGCGCCTGGCGCACCGCGCCGAGAGCCTGGGCCGCCTGGGCGGTGGCGTGGCGCAGGCCGAGCTCTACCTGGCGGCGCACGGGCCGCGCCTCAAGAAGGGTCCGCGCCGCGGTCGCCGCGCCCGCCAGCCCGCGCTGCTCGCCTCGGCGCTCGGCCTGGGTGGCTGCGTGCCCTGGGGCGCCGGGCGCCTGCGGCGCGGCCACGGCCCGGAGCCGGACTCGCCTTTCCGCCGCAgcccgccccgcggccccgcctCCCCCCAGCGCTGA